From Chryseobacterium sp. IHB B 17019, one genomic window encodes:
- a CDS encoding GLPGLI family protein: protein MKIFVFIFFIPLFINCQSNRFVYEYKSIKDINKIGDTTKAVMYLDVFKKGSVFYDAQNYRDDSIAISKGYKLSLFTDRVYKEYPDTIFLITRVNNDFYSVSDNRNMKWDISPEKREINKMIVQKATLNFGGRIWNAWFSTDIPISDGPYKFQGLPGLIVKITDNTLTHTFELVSTQTIKGNLNNKTDHGKLIPIDQKQYKKLYKEYRENPNKNFQGVEVLETQDGKSNSEFKKNMEKYYKNKIRKENNIIEIDLLDE, encoded by the coding sequence ATGAAAATATTTGTATTTATTTTTTTTATACCTCTCTTTATCAATTGTCAATCCAATAGATTTGTTTACGAATATAAATCGATTAAAGACATTAATAAAATAGGTGATACAACAAAGGCTGTCATGTATTTGGATGTTTTTAAAAAAGGATCTGTGTTTTATGATGCACAAAATTATAGAGATGATTCAATTGCGATATCAAAAGGGTATAAATTAAGCCTTTTCACAGACAGGGTATATAAAGAATATCCGGATACTATTTTTCTGATCACCAGAGTAAACAATGATTTTTATTCGGTGTCAGATAATAGGAATATGAAATGGGATATTTCACCTGAAAAAAGGGAAATCAATAAGATGATTGTTCAAAAAGCTACTTTAAATTTTGGAGGAAGAATTTGGAATGCCTGGTTTTCTACAGATATTCCCATATCTGATGGGCCATATAAATTTCAGGGCTTACCGGGACTTATAGTAAAAATAACAGATAATACCTTAACACATACCTTTGAGCTTGTTTCTACTCAAACAATAAAGGGAAATTTGAATAATAAAACGGATCACGGAAAATTAATTCCTATCGATCAGAAACAATATAAAAAGTTATATAAGGAATATCGTGAAAACCCTAATAAAAACTTTCAGGGGGTGGAAGTTTTAGAAACGCAGGATGGAAAAAGCAACAGTGAATTCAAAAAGAATATGGAGAAGTATTATAAAAATAAAATAAGAAAAGAAAACAACATCATCGAAATTGATTTGCTAGACGAATAA
- a CDS encoding CBS domain-containing protein — MFIKDYISKDYPCFSLTDSIESARDMLEAFGYSHIFIKKSHHFYGALAQDFLYEEEGTLKDLEHQIERFAILEDNNIMDSIRLFYTFNANVIPVINKAEKYLGYIGCEDIFQDLSKYPLFSESGAILTVEVPSRKYSMTEIANIVESNNSKFYGAFISFMSDEAIHVTIKISNENLSSIDETFDRYDYRIVEKYYSDEKSDLFKDRFGFFQKFIEI; from the coding sequence ATGTTTATCAAGGACTATATCTCAAAAGATTACCCATGTTTTAGCCTGACTGACTCAATAGAATCAGCAAGAGACATGTTAGAAGCATTTGGATATTCCCATATTTTCATCAAAAAATCCCATCACTTTTACGGGGCACTCGCACAGGATTTCCTTTACGAAGAAGAAGGCACCCTGAAGGATCTGGAACATCAGATCGAACGTTTTGCGATTCTTGAAGATAATAACATTATGGACAGTATCCGGTTGTTTTACACATTCAACGCCAATGTAATTCCTGTCATCAACAAGGCAGAAAAATACTTGGGGTATATCGGCTGTGAGGATATTTTTCAGGATTTGTCGAAATATCCGCTGTTTTCGGAATCGGGAGCAATCCTTACGGTAGAAGTTCCTTCAAGAAAATATTCCATGACGGAGATCGCCAATATTGTGGAGAGTAATAATTCTAAATTTTATGGTGCATTTATCAGTTTTATGTCTGATGAAGCCATTCATGTGACGATAAAAATCAGCAATGAAAACCTGAGTTCCATTGATGAGACATTTGACCGGTATGATTATAGAATCGTTGAAAAATACTATTCTGATGAAAAATCGGATTTATTTAAAGACAGATTCGGATTTTTCCAGAAATTTATAGAAATATAA
- a CDS encoding NAD kinase, which translates to MKAAIYSQKKDLDTFLYLSKFISELENRNVKSVLYDEMAEALQFSKIFETFNCKQDLIDKEVDLFFTFGGDGTIVNSLTFIEDLEIPIVGVNTGRLGFLASFTKEEAFKELDSILKGDVKTSRRAVIEVVSPVLQDFFPYALNDVTVSRKETTSMVTVDSYINDEFLNVFWGDGVIVSTPTGSTAYSLSCGGPIISPNNENFVITPIAPHNLNVRPLVVNDRVEIKFKVESRVPQYSLSLDSRLIHIETDKEIVIRKAGFQILLVQPNNLSFYETIRQKLLWGRDKRN; encoded by the coding sequence ATGAAGGCAGCCATATATTCTCAGAAAAAAGATCTTGATACTTTTTTATATTTAAGCAAATTTATTTCAGAGCTTGAAAACAGAAACGTAAAATCTGTTTTGTACGACGAAATGGCTGAAGCACTTCAGTTTTCAAAGATTTTTGAAACATTTAATTGCAAACAGGACCTTATAGATAAAGAAGTAGATCTTTTCTTTACTTTCGGAGGAGACGGAACAATTGTCAATTCTTTAACCTTTATTGAAGACCTTGAAATCCCGATTGTAGGTGTAAACACCGGAAGACTGGGATTTTTGGCAAGTTTTACCAAAGAAGAAGCCTTTAAGGAGTTGGATTCCATTCTGAAAGGTGATGTAAAAACAAGCCGCCGCGCTGTGATAGAAGTGGTTTCACCTGTTTTACAGGACTTTTTTCCGTATGCTTTAAATGATGTTACCGTTTCCAGAAAAGAAACAACCTCGATGGTTACGGTAGATTCTTATATTAATGACGAATTTTTGAATGTATTCTGGGGAGACGGTGTTATTGTTTCGACCCCCACCGGTTCTACGGCTTATTCTTTAAGCTGCGGAGGACCTATCATCTCACCAAATAACGAAAATTTTGTCATTACCCCTATCGCTCCCCACAATCTGAATGTAAGGCCTTTGGTAGTAAACGACAGAGTTGAAATAAAATTTAAAGTAGAAAGCCGGGTGCCACAATACTCACTTTCACTGGATTCCCGATTGATACACATAGAAACAGATAAAGAAATTGTCATCAGAAAGGCCGGTTTCCAGATTTTGCTGGTACAGCCGAATAACTTAAGTTTCTATGAAACCATCCGCCAGAAGCTACTTTGGGGAAGGGACAAAAGAAATTAA
- the fbaA gene encoding class II fructose-bisphosphate aldolase, which produces MSRIFPAGVATGQLVTDIFQHAKENKFALPAVNVIGSSNVNAVMETAAKLNSPVIIQFSNGGAAYNAGKGLSNDGQKAAILGGIAGAKHIHTLAEAYGATVILHTDHCAKKLLPWIDGLMDANEEFFKQTGKSLYSSHMLDLSEESLEENLEVSAKYFERMAKMQMTLEVEIGVTGGEEDGVDNSDVDNSKLYTQPEDVAYTYEKLKAISDNFTIAAAFGNVHGVYKPGNVVLTPKILDNSQKFVQEKFGTAAKPINFVFHGGSGSTLEEIREAIDYGVIKMNIDTDLQFAYTEGARDYMINNIDYLRTQIGNPEGEEKPNKKFYDPRVWVRKSEETFSTRLVKAFEDLNNVNTLK; this is translated from the coding sequence ATGAGTAGAATTTTCCCGGCAGGAGTTGCCACAGGTCAGTTAGTTACTGATATTTTTCAGCATGCTAAAGAAAACAAATTTGCATTACCGGCAGTAAACGTAATTGGTTCCAGTAACGTAAACGCAGTAATGGAAACTGCTGCAAAATTAAACTCACCTGTTATTATTCAGTTCTCAAACGGTGGAGCTGCTTACAACGCAGGAAAAGGATTAAGCAATGACGGACAAAAAGCTGCTATTTTAGGAGGTATTGCCGGCGCAAAACATATTCACACGCTTGCAGAAGCTTACGGAGCTACTGTGATTCTTCACACAGACCACTGTGCAAAGAAATTATTGCCTTGGATCGACGGATTAATGGATGCTAACGAAGAATTCTTCAAGCAGACAGGAAAATCTCTTTACTCTTCTCACATGCTTGACCTTTCTGAGGAGTCTTTAGAAGAAAACTTAGAAGTTTCTGCTAAATATTTCGAAAGAATGGCCAAAATGCAAATGACTCTTGAAGTAGAAATAGGGGTTACAGGAGGGGAAGAAGACGGTGTTGATAACTCAGATGTTGATAACTCAAAATTATATACTCAGCCGGAAGATGTAGCTTACACGTACGAAAAACTGAAGGCTATTTCCGACAACTTTACCATTGCTGCTGCTTTCGGTAACGTACACGGAGTTTACAAGCCAGGAAACGTAGTCCTTACTCCGAAAATCCTTGATAATTCTCAGAAATTTGTTCAGGAAAAATTCGGGACTGCTGCGAAACCTATCAACTTTGTATTCCACGGAGGTTCAGGATCTACTTTGGAAGAAATCAGAGAGGCGATCGACTATGGAGTTATCAAAATGAATATCGATACAGATCTTCAGTTTGCCTACACAGAAGGGGCTAGAGATTATATGATCAACAATATTGATTATTTAAGAACTCAAATCGGAAACCCTGAAGGTGAAGAAAAACCAAACAAAAAATTCTATGACCCAAGAGTTTGGGTAAGAAAAAGTGAAGAAACTTTCTCTACAAGATTGGTAAAAGCGTTTGAAGATTTAAATAACGTAAATACGCTTAAATAA
- the accD gene encoding acetyl-CoA carboxylase, carboxyltransferase subunit beta: MAFDWFKRKAKNITTSTDEKKDVPKGLWHQTPSGKVVEHDELRRNNYVSPEDGFHVRIGSAEFFEILFDEGKFTELDANVESIDILNFKDTKPYADRLKEVRAKTKLTDSIRNAVGTVKGTEMVVSCMDFAFIGGSLGSVMGEKIRRAVDYCIKNKLPYMIICQSGGARMQEATYSLMQLAKVQAKLAQLSEAGLLYIAYLCDPTFGGITASFAMTADIIMAEPGALIGFAGPRVIRETIGRDLPEGFQTSEFLQEKGFVDFIVKRTEIQDTVSKTVKLLAVNA; encoded by the coding sequence ATGGCATTCGACTGGTTTAAAAGAAAAGCAAAAAACATTACGACTTCTACCGACGAGAAAAAAGACGTTCCAAAAGGTCTTTGGCACCAGACTCCGTCAGGAAAAGTAGTGGAACATGATGAATTGAGAAGAAACAATTATGTTTCTCCGGAAGACGGATTTCATGTAAGAATAGGAAGTGCAGAATTTTTTGAAATCCTTTTTGATGAAGGTAAGTTTACTGAACTGGACGCAAATGTTGAAAGTATAGACATCCTTAATTTTAAAGATACAAAACCTTACGCAGACCGTCTAAAGGAAGTGAGAGCCAAAACAAAGCTTACAGATTCTATCAGAAACGCAGTAGGAACTGTAAAAGGAACCGAAATGGTGGTTTCGTGTATGGATTTTGCCTTTATCGGAGGGTCTTTGGGTTCTGTAATGGGTGAAAAAATCAGAAGAGCGGTAGACTACTGTATCAAAAACAAGCTTCCTTACATGATTATTTGTCAGTCAGGAGGGGCGAGAATGCAGGAAGCAACTTATTCTCTGATGCAGTTGGCAAAAGTACAGGCAAAATTGGCGCAGCTTTCAGAAGCAGGGCTTTTATACATCGCTTATCTTTGTGACCCTACTTTTGGTGGTATTACCGCTTCTTTCGCAATGACAGCAGATATTATCATGGCTGAGCCGGGAGCTTTGATCGGTTTTGCAGGACCAAGAGTTATCCGTGAAACCATCGGTAGAGATTTACCGGAAGGTTTCCAGACCTCGGAATTCCTTCAGGAAAAAGGCTTCGTGGATTTCATTGTGAAAAGAACTGAAATTCAGGATACTGTTTCTAAGACCGTTAAATTATTAGCAGTAAATGCATAA
- a CDS encoding DUF6973 domain-containing protein has product MRTFRIFFNTIKTLSLKKIMRLLSLVLPHPIFSLLSFYATAQAFTIAQKKFPKTASNNGIGNAFRHALWTCFIMMYCCKVSSPRKALNFCKRITDMHEDLFPNKPLETKMDLHNNKIGMDYFMELLPGIHRQFFEKGFFIDALEKKMADAKVLKNPDDNFEGFLVYLDEK; this is encoded by the coding sequence ATGAGAACTTTCAGGATATTTTTTAATACGATTAAGACTTTAAGCTTAAAAAAAATTATGCGTCTTTTATCGCTTGTTTTGCCGCATCCTATTTTTTCTTTATTAAGTTTCTATGCTACAGCTCAGGCATTTACCATCGCGCAAAAGAAATTTCCGAAAACAGCTTCCAACAACGGGATCGGAAATGCTTTCAGGCATGCACTGTGGACCTGTTTTATCATGATGTATTGCTGTAAAGTCTCATCACCCCGAAAAGCACTCAATTTTTGTAAAAGAATCACCGATATGCACGAAGATCTGTTCCCCAACAAACCATTGGAAACAAAAATGGATCTCCATAACAATAAAATCGGGATGGATTATTTCATGGAATTATTGCCCGGAATTCACCGCCAGTTTTTTGAAAAAGGCTTTTTTATTGATGCCCTCGAGAAAAAAATGGCAGACGCCAAAGTTTTGAAAAATCCGGATGATAATTTTGAAGGGTTCTTGGTGTATCTAGACGAGAAATAA
- a CDS encoding nucleoside recognition domain-containing protein, translated as MVLSRIWSAFIIVAIAIASIKYISSSHYKTIFNDMVVGKGGDTVQIATQKMNTLSPIVRDSLMKKPDFADSRIHYKTDSLKQDVKVYRVQEADGVIGTSETAVKICIGLIGIMTLFMGFMSIAEKAGGINLLSRLIQPFFSKLFPEIPKNHPAFGHMLMNFSANLLGLDNAATPFGLKAMESLQTLNPNKDTASNSQIMFLCLHAGGMTLIPVSIIAIRASMGSKTPTDIFLPCMIATFAATLAAMIIVSLYQKINLLRPVVIAYVGGISAIIALLVVYLVQLSKDELDDFSKVLSNGLILFIFVAIVLGAVYKKINVFDAFIEGAKEGFWTCVKIIPYLVGMLIAISLLRTSGVFDVIIDGMKWVAYNANLDARFVDGLPTALIKPLSGSGARGMMVDTMATFGADSFQGKLAAVLQGSSDTTFYVIAVYFGAVAVKNTRYTVIAMLLADLVGVITAIALAYLFFA; from the coding sequence ATGGTTCTCAGCAGAATTTGGTCGGCATTTATCATTGTTGCCATTGCTATTGCAAGTATAAAATACATTTCGTCAAGCCATTACAAAACCATTTTTAATGATATGGTTGTTGGGAAAGGCGGCGATACGGTGCAGATCGCAACACAGAAAATGAATACGCTTTCTCCCATTGTTCGGGACAGCCTGATGAAAAAACCTGATTTTGCAGACAGCAGAATTCATTATAAAACCGATTCTCTGAAACAAGACGTAAAAGTTTACCGTGTTCAGGAAGCTGATGGCGTGATCGGAACTTCTGAAACCGCGGTGAAAATCTGTATCGGCTTGATTGGAATTATGACCTTGTTCATGGGATTCATGAGTATTGCAGAAAAAGCGGGGGGAATTAATCTTTTAAGTCGTTTAATTCAACCATTTTTCTCTAAATTATTCCCTGAAATTCCTAAAAACCATCCGGCTTTCGGACATATGCTGATGAATTTCAGCGCGAATCTTTTAGGGCTGGATAATGCAGCAACGCCTTTTGGTTTGAAAGCGATGGAAAGCCTCCAGACTTTGAACCCCAATAAAGACACGGCAAGTAATTCACAGATCATGTTCCTCTGCCTTCATGCTGGAGGAATGACACTGATTCCGGTTTCTATTATTGCAATCCGGGCTTCGATGGGTTCAAAAACACCGACGGATATTTTCCTTCCGTGCATGATTGCCACGTTTGCCGCAACTTTAGCAGCCATGATTATTGTTTCTTTGTATCAGAAAATCAATTTATTAAGACCTGTTGTTATCGCTTATGTTGGCGGAATTTCAGCAATTATTGCTTTGCTGGTTGTATATTTAGTTCAATTAAGCAAAGATGAACTCGACGATTTCAGTAAAGTTTTGAGTAACGGACTGATCCTCTTTATTTTCGTGGCGATAGTTTTGGGAGCAGTTTATAAAAAGATTAATGTTTTTGATGCTTTTATTGAAGGAGCAAAAGAAGGTTTCTGGACTTGTGTAAAGATTATTCCTTACTTAGTCGGAATGTTGATCGCTATTTCTCTTTTAAGGACTTCCGGCGTTTTTGATGTAATCATCGACGGAATGAAATGGGTTGCTTATAATGCAAACTTAGACGCAAGATTTGTGGATGGACTTCCGACTGCTTTAATCAAGCCTTTATCCGGTTCCGGAGCGCGTGGAATGATGGTTGATACAATGGCAACTTTCGGGGCGGATAGTTTCCAGGGGAAATTGGCAGCGGTTCTTCAGGGAAGCTCAGATACGACGTTTTATGTGATTGCAGTTTATTTTGGGGCCGTAGCCGTGAAGAATACGAGATATACGGTAATTGCTATGCTTTTGGCGGATTTGGTTGGGGTTATTACTGCGATTGCTTTGGCTTATCTTTTCTTTGCTTAA